From one Ignavibacteria bacterium genomic stretch:
- a CDS encoding glycosyltransferase, which yields MTLAEHHPGTSADMPLVSVLIVNYNVKDYLIQCLRSIELTDHGIPYEVVVVDNASADNSMDDVVPLFPWVKWIQLSENIGFGRANNKGLEYCSAPYVLFLNPDTIIARDTLLVMVRYLKEHPEVGLAGCKVLNPDGTFQLACRRGLPTPWASFCKLFGLQSLFPNSRVFAGYNLTYLLTNETYNVDALIGAFMMGPRDLILNMGGFDPEYFMYGEDLDLCYRIQKAGYDIRYVHETSIIHFKGESTRRSSINEVKVFYDAMEIFARKHFGSSAIFLWMMRIGISLRSVLERIFRRRINALMMVADVVSILIALLTATWIRFDSPFGFPEYAYPLVLFAVPAVIVFSLLGVGEYVEHTPTFRRSLLGLLIGSFVLSSLTYFFKEYAFSRGVLLMTIAFTGCSMLLSRGMVQLYDSWRGRNRIRYIVVVGLTEEASAIIRKLQTVEHRYAAVVGIVSTEPFTESSFSGIPIVGTVSMLNKIVRDLKADEVILADPAFTRDQAMVLMQRCAQSGARFHLATDYSSVITARIINDVSGIEPTIIQAPLLNFRNRIAKRIFDICLSAIALVVILVRILLVRKRAVQQWKRMLGVLQGKASVVGLFPDGKNRPAGKPGLTGLVQLAGPDRLDAAAIESLNDYYVEHYTLALDADIVIKHLLGKHRGKYSS from the coding sequence GTGACGCTTGCTGAACACCATCCTGGAACCTCGGCAGATATGCCTCTGGTTAGCGTCCTGATTGTAAACTATAATGTAAAAGATTATCTGATCCAGTGTCTGCGAAGTATTGAGCTGACCGACCATGGGATTCCGTATGAAGTTGTTGTTGTTGATAATGCATCGGCTGATAACAGCATGGATGACGTTGTCCCCCTGTTCCCATGGGTGAAATGGATTCAGCTGTCGGAAAACATTGGATTTGGCAGAGCAAACAACAAAGGACTGGAGTATTGTTCGGCACCGTATGTGCTGTTCCTGAATCCTGACACGATTATTGCCAGGGATACGCTTCTGGTGATGGTGAGGTATTTAAAGGAGCACCCCGAAGTTGGCCTGGCCGGGTGCAAGGTGCTGAACCCTGACGGTACATTTCAGTTGGCGTGCAGGCGGGGTCTGCCCACGCCATGGGCTTCGTTTTGCAAACTGTTTGGCCTGCAATCGTTGTTTCCAAACAGCAGGGTATTTGCAGGATATAACCTTACCTACTTATTAACTAACGAAACATACAATGTTGATGCCCTGATTGGTGCGTTTATGATGGGGCCTCGTGACCTCATTCTGAATATGGGAGGATTCGATCCCGAGTACTTTATGTACGGTGAGGATCTTGACCTGTGTTATCGGATTCAGAAAGCCGGCTATGATATCCGGTATGTGCACGAGACCAGTATCATTCACTTTAAAGGTGAGAGTACCCGACGCAGCTCGATTAACGAAGTAAAAGTATTTTATGATGCCATGGAAATCTTTGCGCGCAAGCACTTTGGCAGCAGCGCAATCTTTTTGTGGATGATGCGGATTGGCATCTCACTGCGGTCGGTCCTTGAACGCATTTTCAGGCGTCGCATCAACGCCCTCATGATGGTCGCCGATGTTGTCAGCATCCTGATTGCCCTCCTTACCGCTACATGGATCCGTTTTGACAGTCCGTTCGGCTTCCCTGAATACGCCTACCCGCTTGTACTGTTTGCCGTACCTGCCGTTATTGTTTTTTCATTGCTGGGTGTAGGCGAATACGTAGAACATACGCCAACCTTCCGGAGAAGTTTACTGGGCTTACTGATTGGCTCGTTTGTGCTGAGTTCGCTGACATATTTCTTTAAGGAGTATGCGTTTTCACGGGGCGTACTGCTGATGACGATAGCGTTTACAGGCTGCTCGATGCTGCTTTCGCGAGGGATGGTACAGTTGTACGACAGCTGGCGCGGCCGTAACCGAATTCGGTACATCGTTGTGGTTGGGCTTACAGAAGAAGCATCGGCAATTATCAGAAAACTGCAGACGGTTGAACACCGGTATGCTGCCGTTGTGGGTATTGTGAGTACAGAACCATTTACCGAATCATCATTCTCAGGGATACCAATCGTTGGAACCGTTTCGATGTTGAACAAAATCGTTCGTGACCTGAAGGCTGATGAGGTTATCCTTGCCGATCCAGCCTTTACACGAGATCAGGCCATGGTGCTGATGCAGCGCTGTGCCCAGTCCGGTGCGCGCTTTCATCTGGCTACCGACTATTCATCGGTCATCACAGCCCGGATTATTAACGATGTTTCAGGCATTGAACCTACAATTATCCAAGCCCCCTTACTCAATTTTCGTAATCGGATTGCAAAACGGATCTTTGATATCTGCCTTTCGGCCATTGCGCTGGTCGTGATTCTTGTTCGTATATTACTGGTACGGAAAAGGGCTGTACAACAGTGGAAGCGTATGCTTGGTGTTCTTCAAGGTAAGGCGTCGGTTGTTGGTCTGTTTCCGGATGGCAAAAATCGTCCGGCAGGAAAGCCCGGTCTTACCGGCCTGGTTCAGCTGGCAGGTCCTGACCGGTTAGATGCCGCTGCGATTGAATCACTCAATGATTACTACGTAGAACATTACACGTTGGCACTCGATGCTGACATTGTTATCAAACACTTACTCGGCAAACATCGTGGCAAGTATAGTTCTTGA
- a CDS encoding polyprenol monophosphomannose synthase, whose amino-acid sequence MKSIVCIPTYNEHQNIARMLDSLHAVLPELHILVIDDASPDGTAAIVKQRMETDNRIHLIERSGKLGLGTAYCRGFEYALSQGYEVVYQMDADFSHDPPDLLRFEKELQDFDLIIGSRYVQGVNVVNWPMSRLLLSWFANLYTRCITGMPIADATGGFKAYRATTLSKIDLTKIRSNGYAFQIEMNYRAWRSGARIKEIPIIFIDRVSGESKMSKNIIWEAAFLVWKLKLNTLFTFGAK is encoded by the coding sequence ATGAAATCAATCGTGTGTATACCAACTTATAACGAGCACCAGAATATTGCACGGATGCTGGATAGCCTGCATGCGGTTTTACCTGAACTGCACATTCTGGTTATTGACGATGCTTCGCCTGATGGTACTGCAGCAATTGTAAAACAGCGCATGGAAACCGATAATCGGATTCACCTTATCGAGCGAAGTGGTAAACTGGGCTTGGGAACAGCATACTGCAGGGGCTTCGAATATGCACTGTCACAAGGGTATGAGGTGGTGTATCAGATGGATGCTGACTTTTCGCATGATCCGCCTGACCTTTTGCGCTTTGAAAAAGAATTACAAGATTTCGACCTGATCATTGGGTCGCGCTATGTGCAGGGGGTAAACGTGGTTAACTGGCCAATGTCCCGCCTGCTTCTCAGCTGGTTTGCCAACCTTTATACGCGGTGTATCACGGGCATGCCCATCGCCGATGCAACGGGTGGTTTTAAAGCATACAGGGCCACCACACTAAGCAAGATCGATCTTACAAAGATTCGCAGTAACGGGTATGCATTTCAAATCGAGATGAATTACCGGGCATGGCGGTCAGGTGCCCGGATTAAGGAAATACCGATTATCTTCATCGACAGAGTGAGCGGCGAAAGTAAGATGAGCAAGAATATAATCTGGGAAGCAGCTTTCCTGGTGTGGAAACTGAAACTTAACACCCTGTTTACGTTCGGCGCAAAGTGA
- a CDS encoding sugar transferase, with the protein MGISRVMVQPRWIQAAFDLLALVCSFAVFLLVRTVAISEPLAPFTVSDAILVGVVVALMWMAVFWLAGLYRNYYVRSPFEEAFVVMRTVFVWSVLFYLLIYIDSPEHYQNSPRYIFIVYWLLVSASVTSGRLAARILQQRLFQSGRMSITTVVVGSGYALKHLQSAIAHSKRYRYKVLDVVEYPLFSQGKQQSAALTVQLRSTLENHRPEELHISMEKPDHDELLAVVAEGSNAGCNVMIVPDMYAIVSGQTRTQFRYGSELIHVNPELMKPWEEAAKRITDITISLLILLIGLPVWMLLAIGVRLSSRGPVFFMQKRVGRHGHIFTMLKFRSMVVDENRGETWTAHNDPRVTRFGWLLRKTHLDEVPQFLNVLRGEMSLVGPRPEQPAYVERFSKEIPYYKRRLKVKPGITGWWQVKAKSNDESREEIESRLRYDFYYIENLSFMLDIEILVRTVFVLVSGHGRA; encoded by the coding sequence ATGGGAATCAGTCGCGTCATGGTTCAGCCCCGTTGGATTCAGGCAGCGTTTGATCTGCTTGCACTGGTGTGCAGCTTTGCCGTTTTCTTGTTGGTACGAACAGTTGCCATCTCCGAGCCCCTTGCTCCGTTCACCGTGTCGGACGCGATTCTTGTAGGTGTTGTTGTAGCATTGATGTGGATGGCTGTGTTCTGGCTTGCCGGACTGTACCGGAACTACTACGTCCGGTCTCCGTTCGAAGAAGCGTTTGTTGTGATGCGGACAGTGTTTGTCTGGTCGGTCCTGTTTTATCTACTTATTTACATCGACAGCCCTGAGCACTACCAGAATTCGCCACGGTACATTTTTATTGTCTACTGGTTACTGGTGAGTGCAAGCGTCACGAGCGGACGCCTGGCTGCACGAATACTGCAGCAGAGGCTTTTTCAAAGCGGCAGAATGTCAATTACGACCGTGGTCGTAGGATCCGGGTATGCTCTCAAACACCTTCAGTCTGCCATTGCTCATTCAAAACGCTACCGTTACAAAGTATTGGATGTTGTTGAATATCCACTGTTTTCACAGGGGAAGCAGCAGTCAGCAGCCCTTACGGTGCAGCTGCGCTCAACACTTGAAAACCATCGGCCGGAAGAACTGCATATTTCAATGGAAAAACCCGACCATGATGAGCTGCTTGCTGTAGTTGCCGAGGGGTCGAATGCCGGGTGTAACGTGATGATTGTACCTGACATGTATGCCATTGTGAGCGGACAAACCAGAACTCAGTTCAGGTACGGCTCGGAACTGATTCATGTGAATCCTGAACTGATGAAACCTTGGGAAGAAGCTGCCAAGAGAATTACCGACATCACCATAAGTCTGCTAATCTTGCTGATTGGTCTTCCCGTGTGGATGTTGCTTGCCATTGGAGTACGCCTAAGCTCGCGGGGTCCCGTTTTCTTTATGCAGAAAAGGGTTGGACGCCATGGTCATATATTTACCATGCTGAAGTTCAGATCGATGGTTGTGGATGAAAACAGGGGAGAAACATGGACGGCACACAACGACCCGCGCGTTACCCGGTTCGGATGGCTGTTACGGAAAACCCATCTGGACGAAGTGCCGCAGTTTTTAAATGTACTGCGCGGTGAGATGAGTCTGGTTGGTCCCCGCCCGGAACAACCCGCCTATGTTGAACGGTTTTCGAAAGAAATACCTTATTATAAGCGACGACTTAAAGTGAAGCCCGGAATTACCGGCTGGTGGCAGGTGAAGGCCAAGAGCAATGACGAGTCACGTGAGGAGATTGAGTCACGCCTGCGCTACGACTTTTATTACATCGAAAACCTGAGTTTTATGCTGGATATTGAAATTTTGGTTCGAACAGTTTTTGTCTTGGTTTCGGGGCACGGAAGAGCATGA
- a CDS encoding glycosyltransferase, translated as MPQTLVGVTLYVLCGLLILYPFTVYPAILWVLASMKQRKVSDAGNTANPEIDIVIAAFNEETNIAQCLQQILTMEYEPEKVRILIANDGSTDATASILNRLGAADGRITVFHLPRGGKNAALDHACRYLHAEITVFMDADVVLQPFSIGTLVQPFSDTDIGGVLSVIAPNPASDAAPSAHAGESVYRIIDRTVNQLESRVNSTVTSNGALYAIRRSLYRNIGNSRSADDLAHVLAVLHAGKRVVVNPRVRVQEQRETNEQDLNIEAARTVRTVSSGMAAIWQYRTLLQPRFGMTAFSLWSHRIVRYLSPLAYGMMIIATFLTIRNPTVFAILLYSHLVFIGLALLSKTAGRMGITIPVIWIAEYFIVMNYSLFRGLVLFLRKRSYDKWTPGAS; from the coding sequence ATGCCTCAGACACTCGTTGGCGTTACCCTGTACGTCCTTTGCGGACTGTTGATACTGTATCCATTTACAGTCTATCCTGCTATTCTGTGGGTACTGGCATCGATGAAGCAAAGAAAGGTGTCCGATGCTGGTAATACTGCCAATCCGGAAATCGACATTGTGATTGCTGCTTTTAACGAAGAGACGAACATCGCACAGTGTCTTCAACAAATCCTTACAATGGAATATGAGCCTGAAAAAGTACGGATACTGATTGCTAATGACGGCTCGACGGATGCGACGGCATCGATACTGAACAGACTTGGTGCGGCTGATGGCAGAATCACGGTTTTTCATTTACCGCGCGGTGGTAAGAATGCGGCGCTTGACCATGCATGCCGGTATCTGCACGCTGAAATAACAGTATTTATGGATGCTGATGTCGTTCTTCAGCCATTCAGTATTGGTACCTTGGTTCAGCCGTTTTCAGATACAGACATTGGCGGGGTATTATCAGTGATTGCACCAAATCCGGCATCAGATGCCGCTCCGTCTGCACATGCAGGTGAGTCAGTTTACCGGATTATTGACCGGACTGTTAACCAATTAGAATCACGCGTAAACAGTACTGTTACCTCGAATGGTGCACTGTATGCTATCCGAAGATCACTGTATCGCAACATCGGAAACAGTCGTTCTGCTGATGACCTCGCGCATGTGCTTGCGGTCTTGCACGCCGGTAAGCGAGTAGTTGTGAACCCTCGGGTTCGGGTACAGGAGCAAAGGGAAACCAATGAGCAGGATCTTAATATCGAAGCTGCACGAACAGTACGCACTGTATCGTCGGGCATGGCTGCAATCTGGCAGTACCGCACCCTGCTGCAACCCCGGTTTGGCATGACGGCATTTTCCTTGTGGTCGCACAGAATCGTTCGATATCTTAGTCCGCTTGCGTATGGAATGATGATCATAGCCACTTTCTTAACAATTCGGAATCCTACCGTTTTTGCAATTCTCTTGTACTCTCATCTTGTTTTTATTGGTCTGGCCTTGCTTTCAAAGACTGCCGGAAGGATGGGTATAACAATTCCAGTAATTTGGATTGCTGAGTACTTTATAGTAATGAATTATAGCTTATTTCGTGGGCTTGTTTTATTTCTTCGGAAGAGGTCGTACGATAAGTGGACGCCCGGAGCTTCATGA
- a CDS encoding SLBB domain-containing protein — translation MTTVKRSYKWLLLLVVGIYNSLSGVSQSQSLLDLDKLSAKSAVGSSAMLTGEQVPTDDRVIPEAYMIGPGDVLSYQTTGLDFSEKHTVVTPECSVLMERVGLIKADGYTLARLRDTIRAVIKRNAPGLEIFITLRRPRLVYVSIEGNVPYPGTYAVPASMRVSTLVRVTRQPWLLRRDAAVGEQLRMRGTKSPAVVPEMKAAGTETVSPFAMRNIVVRHRDGTTLVDLARAHADQGWLYDPHLREGDVVTVPYDTEPFSSISIVGAVATPATIAYKTGDKASVLLSMAGGALDDADLNNVTLIQGVDKTVIKLGVSQDLRISGTDPELQPGSTIVVERKSIAGDAVQQGVVEVRGQVNSPGAVVITPGVTRLSEVIHKAGGITSKASLPLSYVVRPFSDSPTDREVSGISYRNFMYSDLKLEDTLRFQLDQFYRVPYVSCSIETALADTNSSQNVPLENGDIVVISEAQNQVFVYGQVNRPGYVPYTAGKTLEWYVNQAGGYAAGAAESRSRIVRAVSKVWVEDDDGVFVQPGDEVYVPRPPAVPAGVEMQTYAMIGGILSSAVAIMATFITLLR, via the coding sequence ATGACAACAGTTAAACGTAGCTATAAATGGTTATTACTTTTGGTTGTTGGTATTTATAATTCCCTCAGCGGAGTTTCGCAGAGTCAGTCCTTGCTTGATCTTGACAAGCTGAGTGCGAAGTCTGCCGTCGGCTCATCGGCCATGCTTACCGGTGAACAGGTGCCAACGGATGACCGGGTAATACCGGAAGCATACATGATTGGTCCGGGTGATGTTCTGTCATACCAAACTACAGGTCTGGATTTCTCGGAAAAACATACCGTCGTAACACCGGAGTGCAGTGTTCTTATGGAACGGGTAGGGCTGATCAAGGCAGATGGATATACCTTGGCCCGGCTTCGGGATACTATTCGTGCCGTTATTAAACGAAATGCCCCCGGACTTGAGATTTTTATTACACTCCGGCGTCCGCGGTTGGTGTATGTAAGCATCGAAGGCAATGTTCCGTATCCCGGGACCTATGCCGTGCCTGCATCAATGCGTGTGAGTACGCTGGTACGGGTAACGCGGCAGCCCTGGCTGTTGCGCCGAGATGCTGCCGTGGGTGAGCAATTGCGAATGCGTGGCACGAAGAGCCCAGCGGTTGTGCCAGAGATGAAAGCAGCCGGCACAGAAACGGTAAGTCCGTTTGCAATGCGCAATATCGTTGTGCGGCACCGGGACGGTACAACACTCGTAGACCTTGCCCGCGCACATGCAGATCAGGGGTGGTTGTATGACCCTCATTTACGTGAAGGTGATGTTGTAACCGTACCGTATGACACCGAGCCTTTTTCCTCAATCAGTATTGTTGGTGCAGTTGCCACACCGGCAACGATTGCGTACAAAACGGGCGACAAGGCGTCAGTACTGTTGTCAATGGCAGGCGGAGCGCTGGATGATGCCGATCTGAATAATGTAACCTTAATTCAGGGTGTTGATAAAACAGTGATAAAGCTTGGTGTTAGCCAGGACCTTCGTATTTCAGGGACGGATCCCGAACTACAGCCTGGAAGCACAATTGTTGTTGAGAGAAAAAGTATTGCCGGAGATGCTGTACAGCAAGGTGTGGTAGAGGTTCGCGGTCAGGTGAACTCACCAGGGGCTGTTGTTATCACGCCTGGTGTAACCCGTCTGTCGGAAGTGATTCATAAGGCCGGTGGCATAACGTCAAAAGCCTCACTACCACTGAGCTACGTGGTACGCCCCTTCTCTGATAGCCCAACGGACAGAGAGGTATCAGGTATCAGCTATCGCAATTTCATGTACAGTGATTTGAAGTTAGAGGATACACTGCGGTTCCAGTTAGATCAGTTTTACAGGGTTCCATACGTGAGTTGTTCAATTGAAACTGCACTGGCGGATACAAATTCCAGTCAGAATGTACCACTTGAGAATGGTGACATCGTAGTTATTTCCGAAGCACAAAATCAGGTATTTGTTTATGGTCAGGTAAACCGGCCGGGTTATGTACCCTATACTGCCGGTAAAACCCTGGAGTGGTACGTTAACCAGGCAGGTGGTTATGCCGCCGGCGCAGCAGAGTCACGATCACGAATCGTCCGCGCAGTGAGCAAGGTATGGGTAGAGGACGATGACGGGGTGTTTGTGCAGCCGGGTGATGAGGTGTATGTGCCGCGTCCGCCGGCTGTTCCCGCTGGTGTAGAAATGCAGACATACGCCATGATAGGAGGTATTCTATCGAGCGCCGTGGCAATTATGGCAACGTTTATTACATTGCTACGGTAG
- the wecB gene encoding UDP-N-acetylglucosamine 2-epimerase (non-hydrolyzing) yields the protein MSKSIPKILSVVGARPNFMKVAPIHRVFQTMHDRFIHQIVHTGQHYDAQMSDAFFNDLEMPHPAYFLGVGSASHAEQTARVMLGFEQVCIEAQPDYVIVVGDVNSTVACALTSVKMGIRTAHVEAGLRSGDRDMPEEINRIVTDAIASDLFVTEQSGVNHLIREGASANSIHLVGNTMIDSLLYALPKADLSTVQADLGLLGNSYILVTLHRPSNVDNSEQLRMLAGVLTELSQLMTVVFPVHPRTRVRLQNSGITFPNTVILCDPMGYVHFLALMKNAAVVLTDSGGIQEETTALGVPCVTARTSTERPSTTEIGTNLLVVPEHDAILKGVQDSVAHSRKTGAVPPLWDGKASERIVTTIASFFNS from the coding sequence ATGAGTAAATCAATACCAAAGATCTTGTCAGTTGTTGGTGCACGACCGAACTTCATGAAGGTCGCCCCCATTCACAGGGTCTTTCAGACGATGCATGACCGGTTTATTCATCAGATTGTGCATACGGGGCAGCATTACGATGCTCAGATGAGCGATGCTTTTTTTAATGATTTGGAGATGCCGCACCCCGCGTATTTTCTTGGCGTTGGAAGTGCATCTCATGCCGAGCAGACGGCGCGCGTTATGCTGGGATTTGAACAGGTGTGCATCGAGGCACAGCCAGACTATGTTATTGTTGTTGGCGATGTGAACAGTACAGTAGCCTGTGCGCTCACAAGTGTGAAGATGGGAATCAGAACCGCACATGTAGAAGCTGGGTTACGATCTGGTGACCGGGACATGCCTGAAGAAATTAACCGTATTGTGACTGATGCAATTGCCAGTGATTTGTTTGTGACCGAACAGAGTGGCGTAAACCATCTAATTCGTGAAGGGGCTTCGGCCAACTCGATCCATCTTGTTGGCAATACAATGATAGACAGTCTGCTGTATGCCTTACCGAAGGCAGACCTCAGTACGGTACAGGCTGACCTTGGCCTTCTTGGTAACAGCTACATACTTGTTACTCTGCACCGGCCGAGTAATGTTGACAACTCGGAACAGCTGCGAATGCTGGCTGGTGTACTAACAGAGCTCTCGCAGTTGATGACGGTGGTATTCCCGGTTCACCCGCGTACACGCGTACGCCTGCAGAACTCCGGTATAACCTTTCCGAACACTGTAATTCTGTGTGACCCGATGGGCTATGTACACTTCCTGGCTCTCATGAAGAATGCGGCAGTCGTACTTACCGATAGTGGAGGTATCCAGGAAGAAACCACTGCTCTTGGCGTACCATGCGTAACCGCCCGTACGTCCACCGAACGGCCGAGTACAACGGAAATCGGTACAAATCTTCTCGTGGTGCCTGAACATGATGCTATCCTGAAAGGGGTACAGGATTCAGTTGCCCACAGTCGGAAAACTGGTGCAGTGCCACCCCTATGGGATGGAAAGGCATCGGAAAGAATAGTAACGACGATCGCCTCGTTTTTTAACTCATGA
- a CDS encoding nucleotide sugar dehydrogenase: protein MSAPGRRSTGKKTDKTMLSKSLLAAIENKSVTVGVVGLGYVGLPLALEFAKAGIHTLGVDTSATKVKLLSAGKNYIADLDDGDITRVVKKTKTLRTTTDFAALQQADVVFICVPTPFTDNKEPDISHVMDATRNIARFLRAGQLIILKSTTFPGTTTEYVKPILDSAGLQCGVDYFLGYSPERIDPGNKTWTTANTPVIVSGVTTACANVTIAINKCIISEIVPVSTPEVAEMAKLLENIFRSVNIALVNELAQLCDRMHINVWEVVQTASTKPFGFMPFYPGPGIGGHCIFIDPYYLSWAARKFDFVTNFITLAAEVNESMPFYVRSMIEREIAKQPTTLKKARILLLGMAFKRDVDDLRHSPALKVAELLCDDGVENIQYYDPYIPQVEIGGRTITSVPALNAAVLRRADVVVITTDHSAFDINLIVQHSKAIVDTRNATQKYAGTAGNITLLGEGR, encoded by the coding sequence ATGAGTGCACCCGGACGAAGAAGTACGGGAAAGAAAACCGATAAAACGATGTTGAGTAAATCGCTCCTTGCAGCCATCGAAAACAAGTCAGTGACTGTTGGCGTGGTTGGCCTTGGCTACGTTGGGCTCCCGCTTGCGTTGGAGTTTGCAAAGGCAGGTATCCATACACTCGGTGTTGATACGAGCGCCACGAAAGTTAAACTGTTGTCGGCCGGAAAAAACTACATTGCAGATCTTGACGATGGCGACATTACACGGGTGGTAAAGAAAACAAAAACACTGCGTACCACAACTGACTTTGCCGCCCTTCAGCAGGCTGATGTTGTTTTTATTTGCGTCCCGACTCCGTTTACCGATAATAAAGAACCGGATATCTCGCACGTTATGGACGCAACGCGAAACATTGCACGCTTCCTGCGGGCAGGACAACTGATCATCCTGAAGAGTACAACATTTCCGGGAACAACTACCGAGTACGTAAAGCCAATTCTGGATTCTGCCGGTTTGCAGTGTGGTGTGGACTATTTCCTTGGGTATTCTCCGGAGAGGATCGATCCCGGGAATAAAACCTGGACAACTGCGAATACTCCGGTCATTGTCAGCGGGGTAACAACGGCATGTGCCAACGTTACTATTGCTATAAACAAATGTATTATCTCGGAAATTGTTCCCGTTAGCACTCCCGAAGTTGCCGAAATGGCTAAACTGCTTGAGAATATTTTCCGGAGCGTCAATATTGCACTTGTCAACGAACTTGCTCAGCTCTGTGACCGTATGCATATTAACGTGTGGGAAGTTGTTCAGACTGCCAGCACCAAGCCGTTCGGGTTTATGCCGTTTTATCCGGGACCCGGTATTGGCGGACACTGCATCTTTATTGACCCGTACTACCTAAGCTGGGCTGCCAGGAAGTTCGATTTCGTCACCAATTTTATTACGCTTGCCGCAGAAGTGAACGAAAGCATGCCGTTTTATGTACGAAGCATGATTGAACGGGAGATCGCAAAGCAGCCAACAACACTAAAGAAAGCAAGAATATTGCTTCTTGGGATGGCATTCAAACGCGATGTTGATGATTTACGGCATTCACCGGCTCTTAAAGTTGCCGAGCTCCTCTGTGACGATGGTGTTGAAAACATACAGTACTATGACCCATACATCCCACAGGTTGAAATCGGCGGTCGTACGATTACATCCGTTCCTGCACTCAATGCGGCCGTGTTACGGCGTGCAGACGTTGTTGTGATCACAACTGATCATAGTGCGTTTGACATTAACCTGATTGTACAACATTCAAAGGCAATCGTTGATACACGAAATGCAACACAGAAGTATGCAGGCACTGCAGGCAACATTACGCTTCTTGGTGAGGGCCGCTAA
- the rfbB gene encoding dTDP-glucose 4,6-dehydratase produces the protein MNILVTGAAGFIGSHFVDEVLGASKALVVVLDALTYAGNMAHLRTASGHANFRFVHGSVLDRGLMVGLLGQYEIDTVVHFAAETHVDRSIAASVPFVETNVLGTAQLLEAILEQKKGGREIPLIHVSTDEVYGALAPAQAPFNESCKLNPTSPYAASKAAADYLVLSFVRTHGICATIVRCCNVYGPRQYPEKFIPVAITGIENGLPVPVYGNGTQSREWMYVTDTAKSIWRVVQQPLAGEIINIGSGFELQNFALLSHIAREMKKEVENVYQFVQDRPGHDVRYAMNSGRFRELYGYTPAVCFDDGIRETVKWYRANNKSNYSKGLV, from the coding sequence ATGAACATCCTTGTAACCGGAGCTGCCGGATTTATCGGCAGCCATTTTGTCGATGAAGTACTTGGTGCCAGTAAGGCGTTGGTCGTAGTGCTTGATGCACTGACCTATGCTGGGAATATGGCGCACCTGCGCACGGCATCCGGTCATGCCAATTTTAGGTTTGTGCACGGATCGGTTCTGGATAGGGGGCTGATGGTAGGCCTGCTTGGGCAGTATGAAATTGATACCGTTGTTCACTTTGCTGCTGAAACACATGTTGACCGATCGATTGCTGCGTCTGTTCCGTTTGTTGAGACCAATGTTCTGGGAACGGCCCAACTCCTGGAAGCAATCCTGGAGCAGAAGAAGGGTGGGCGCGAAATACCATTGATTCACGTAAGCACCGATGAAGTGTACGGAGCTTTGGCGCCTGCCCAAGCCCCTTTCAATGAAAGCTGCAAACTCAATCCAACCTCGCCGTATGCGGCATCGAAAGCTGCTGCCGACTACCTGGTGCTGAGCTTTGTTCGTACTCATGGAATTTGTGCGACGATCGTGAGGTGCTGCAATGTGTACGGACCCCGACAGTATCCTGAGAAATTTATACCGGTAGCAATCACCGGGATAGAGAACGGACTGCCTGTTCCGGTGTACGGTAATGGTACACAGTCGCGAGAATGGATGTACGTTACTGATACCGCAAAATCGATTTGGCGAGTTGTACAGCAACCATTAGCAGGCGAGATAATAAATATTGGCAGTGGTTTTGAACTGCAGAATTTTGCCCTCCTTTCGCATATTGCCCGAGAAATGAAGAAAGAGGTTGAGAACGTGTACCAGTTTGTACAGGACAGACCTGGACACGACGTCCGCTATGCAATGAACTCCGGCAGGTTCCGTGAGTTATACGGCTATACTCCTGCCGTTTGCTTCGATGACGGGATTCGAGAAACGGTGAAATGGTACAGAGCAAACAATAAAAGTAATTACTCAAAGGGATTAGTATGA